A window from Candidatus Paceibacterota bacterium encodes these proteins:
- a CDS encoding glutaredoxin family protein — MKNITIYSTPTCVYCGLAKNFFSANSMPFTEHNVATDLAKRKEMIDKTGQMGVPVIDIGGEVVVGFDESRIKEILKSK; from the coding sequence ATGAAGAACATAACAATATATTCAACACCAACTTGCGTGTATTGCGGATTGGCCAAGAATTTTTTCTCAGCCAACTCTATGCCTTTTACCGAACATAACGTCGCAACAGATCTTGCCAAGCGCAAGGAAATGATCGACAAAACCGGACAAATGGGCGTACCAGTCATTGATATCGGAGGAGAAGTAGTCGTAGGGTTCGATGAGTCTAGGATCAAGGAAATCTTGAAGTCAAAATAG
- the gpmA gene encoding 2,3-diphosphoglycerate-dependent phosphoglycerate mutase, which translates to MNKYKLVLVRHGESQWNKENRFAGWVDVDLSEKGVGEAHSAGKALKEAGFTFDLSFTSFLKRANRTLDIILGEMGESNIEIRKSWKLNERHYGSLQGLNKSEMATKYGEAQVKLWRRGYDTVIPPLTKDSEMYPGRDPLYKDLKESEIPLSENLKMVVERVVPYWQESIVPEIKGGHKIIIAASGNSLRALMKHIEGISDEEITGIDVPTGIPLVYELDENLKVISKKYLADEEKLKVAIEAVANQGKAK; encoded by the coding sequence ATGAATAAATATAAATTAGTTTTAGTTAGACACGGCGAAAGCCAATGGAATAAAGAGAATAGGTTTGCGGGTTGGGTTGATGTGGATTTGAGTGAGAAGGGTGTAGGTGAAGCCCATTCTGCTGGTAAAGCCCTGAAAGAAGCCGGTTTCACTTTTGATTTGTCGTTTACTTCATTTTTGAAAAGAGCCAATAGGACTTTGGATATTATTCTCGGGGAAATGGGTGAGAGTAATATTGAAATCCGTAAATCTTGGAAATTGAATGAGCGTCATTACGGTTCTCTTCAGGGTTTGAATAAGTCTGAGATGGCTACAAAATATGGTGAAGCCCAAGTTAAACTTTGGCGAAGAGGTTATGATACGGTTATTCCACCTTTGACCAAGGATAGTGAAATGTACCCAGGTAGAGACCCTCTTTACAAAGATCTCAAAGAATCAGAGATCCCTTTGTCAGAAAATTTGAAGATGGTTGTAGAGAGGGTTGTGCCATATTGGCAAGAATCCATAGTTCCTGAGATAAAGGGTGGTCACAAGATTATCATTGCCGCTTCTGGTAATAGTTTACGTGCGCTTATGAAGCATATAGAAGGTATTTCTGATGAGGAGATTACTGGTATTGATGTGCCAACGGGTATCCCTTTGGTCTATGAATTGGATGAAAATTTGAAGGTCATTAGCAAGAAGTATTTGGCTGATGAGGAGAAGCTCAAAGTTGCCATAGAAGCAGTTGCAAATCAAGGTAAGGCAAAATAG
- a CDS encoding type II toxin-antitoxin system PemK/MazF family toxin, with translation MKNDFNKWNEIKKQIETDTCKSEYFPQVGEVWMSTVGRNIGYEQNGSGENFSRPVLVVKKFNNKMFWSVPLSTKQKSLDFYYNFVDPQSNKVSAILAQMRLVSVKRLNRKLYDMSPIGLQKVKAGLRDFLV, from the coding sequence ATGAAAAATGATTTTAATAAATGGAATGAAATAAAAAAACAGATAGAAACTGACACGTGTAAATCAGAGTATTTTCCGCAGGTTGGCGAAGTATGGATGTCTACAGTTGGTAGGAATATTGGCTATGAGCAAAATGGCAGCGGCGAGAACTTCTCTCGTCCGGTACTTGTTGTTAAGAAATTCAACAATAAGATGTTTTGGTCAGTACCACTCTCTACGAAACAGAAAAGTTTAGATTTCTATTACAATTTTGTCGATCCACAAAGTAATAAGGTTTCTGCAATCTTAGCTCAGATGAGGCTTGTGAGCGTGAAAAGATTAAACAGAAAGTTATATGACATGTCACCTATAGGTCTACAAAAAGTGAAAGCAGGATTGCGGGATTTTCTGGTATAA
- a CDS encoding bifunctional DedA family/phosphatase PAP2 family protein, with the protein MPYAHVFSAFVGHIETFISQGGYFFLFIFTILEGIPLFGMVIPGHIAIIASGFLAKIGTLDLLWVLVISGAGAIIGDYIGFYFGRKYGMAFIEKFRPYFFITDAHIEKAQTLLNKHTGKALIMGRFTPATRSLMPFLVGASHTPAGRFWFFNIIGGITWVTTSVMLGYVFGTAYHAVAGYMGKVLVVAILVSLITIWGYRFVNSRFHIFRRYELFTLILNVLSLGSLAIIIDKLSDETFKLNFDVWISVFMDKFNHLHPYFTTLADWISNIGSTAVTAGLGIIIGVYFLFKKKWRSGTIMLLAVGSTGIVTGLMKEFFLSERPVNALHAIVNDPSFPSGHSSLAAAFFVILAYLLAPKIESWIKREFMIVVCVLAVILIGVSRLVLNVHWFSDVVAGWSLGIFMATASILFVRYVGALVIKK; encoded by the coding sequence ATGCCATATGCACATGTATTTTCGGCTTTCGTTGGTCATATAGAGACCTTTATTTCGCAAGGTGGATATTTTTTCCTTTTCATTTTTACTATATTGGAAGGTATTCCACTGTTTGGTATGGTTATTCCTGGTCATATTGCCATCATCGCTTCAGGTTTCTTGGCAAAAATCGGCACCTTGGATTTGTTATGGGTTCTAGTTATTTCTGGAGCGGGAGCAATCATCGGTGATTATATAGGATTTTATTTTGGTAGGAAGTATGGTATGGCTTTTATAGAAAAATTTCGTCCGTATTTTTTTATTACAGATGCGCATATAGAAAAAGCTCAAACTCTTTTGAATAAACATACCGGTAAAGCTTTGATTATGGGTAGATTTACACCAGCTACTCGTTCACTCATGCCATTTTTGGTTGGTGCTTCCCATACTCCGGCTGGACGTTTTTGGTTTTTCAATATTATCGGTGGGATAACATGGGTTACTACCTCTGTAATGCTTGGATATGTATTCGGTACCGCTTATCATGCTGTTGCAGGGTATATGGGCAAAGTTTTGGTCGTTGCTATATTAGTTTCTCTCATAACTATTTGGGGTTATAGATTTGTAAATTCTCGTTTTCATATTTTTAGACGTTATGAATTGTTTACTCTTATTTTGAATGTCTTGTCGTTGGGATCTCTGGCTATTATCATAGATAAGTTGTCTGATGAGACATTTAAATTAAATTTTGATGTTTGGATAAGTGTTTTTATGGATAAATTCAATCATCTTCATCCTTACTTTACAACTTTGGCTGATTGGATTTCTAATATAGGTAGTACGGCTGTGACGGCTGGTTTGGGGATTATTATCGGGGTGTACTTCCTCTTCAAAAAGAAATGGCGTTCTGGAACTATTATGCTTTTAGCTGTAGGATCTACGGGAATAGTCACCGGTCTCATGAAAGAATTTTTCCTGAGTGAAAGACCTGTGAATGCTCTCCATGCCATAGTCAATGATCCGAGTTTCCCTAGTGGTCACTCTTCTCTGGCAGCGGCTTTCTTTGTAATTTTGGCATATCTCTTGGCACCAAAGATAGAATCTTGGATTAAAAGGGAATTTATGATAGTTGTTTGTGTTCTGGCAGTTATTTTGATAGGTGTTAGTCGTCTAGTCTTGAATGTTCACTGGTTTTCTGACGTTGTTGCTGGTTGGTCTTTGGGAATATTTATGGCAACAGCCTCAATACTTTTTGTTAGATATGTAGGAGCGCTTGTTATAAAGAAATAA